A region of Candidatus Poribacteria bacterium DNA encodes the following proteins:
- a CDS encoding MoaD/ThiS family protein — translation MSVTVRIPTPLRRLTQNLAEVEAEGANIEGIIDNLEVNYPGMKERLCDDGGNIRRFVNIYLNDEDIRFLDGKATAVEDDAEISIIPAIAGGCSLS, via the coding sequence CAGTCCGTATTCCAACCCCGCTGAGACGCTTGACGCAAAACTTGGCAGAGGTTGAAGCAGAAGGTGCCAATATTGAAGGCATCATTGATAACCTTGAAGTAAACTATCCAGGGATGAAAGAACGTCTCTGTGATGACGGCGGAAATATCCGTCGGTTTGTAAATATCTATCTCAACGACGAAGACATCCGCTTCCTCGATGGAAAAGCGACCGCTGTCGAAGATGACGCTGAGATCTCAATTATTCCCGCGATCGCTGGTGGA